Proteins from one Piscinibacter lacus genomic window:
- a CDS encoding DUF3047 domain-containing protein, with product MSAGGPAGGRRAGAAVFSLLGLLALVGLAVGAGPVAAAEPVWVGRFDAGLEPWREKALKPGLTPNRHRLRAWDGRAAVEIRSAKSFSLLARPLAVDLAATPVLCWAWRIDAPLKTARLGDKAGDDYAARLYISLAIPPEDQGFALRAKLALGRSIFGPELPDAALNYVWDGQAAVGTAQPNAYTDRAMMIVQRSGAAQAGTWVQERRDIAADARRHFGASARPVQIALAVDTDNTGESAEAGFADLHFVAADQPCAPPP from the coding sequence ATGAGCGCCGGCGGGCCTGCGGGTGGTCGGCGGGCGGGCGCCGCGGTCTTCAGCCTGCTGGGGCTGCTGGCGCTGGTGGGCTTGGCGGTGGGCGCCGGCCCGGTGGCGGCGGCCGAGCCCGTCTGGGTCGGCCGCTTCGACGCCGGCCTTGAACCCTGGCGCGAGAAGGCACTCAAGCCCGGCCTCACGCCCAACCGCCACCGCCTGCGCGCCTGGGACGGCCGCGCGGCGGTCGAGATCCGCTCGGCCAAGAGCTTTTCGCTGCTCGCCCGGCCCCTGGCGGTGGACCTGGCCGCCACGCCCGTGCTGTGCTGGGCCTGGCGCATCGACGCGCCGCTGAAGACCGCCCGGCTGGGCGACAAGGCCGGCGACGACTATGCCGCCCGGCTTTACATCAGCCTGGCCATCCCGCCCGAGGACCAGGGCTTCGCCCTGCGCGCCAAGCTGGCCCTGGGCCGCTCGATCTTCGGCCCCGAGCTGCCCGATGCCGCGCTGAACTATGTGTGGGACGGCCAGGCCGCGGTCGGCACCGCCCAGCCCAATGCCTACACCGACCGGGCCATGATGATCGTGCAGCGCAGCGGCGCCGCCCAGGCCGGCACCTGGGTGCAGGAGCGCCGCGACATCGCGGCCGATGCGCGCCGCCACTTCGGCGCCAGCGCCCGGCCGGTGCAGATCGCCCTGGCCGTCGACACCGACAACACCGGCGAATCGGCCGAGGCCGGCTTTGCCGACCTGCACTTCGTCGCCGCCGACCAGCCCTGCGCGCCGCCGCCCTGA